Below is a genomic region from Phycisphaerae bacterium.
GACACCCGCCGGCTCGCGAAGATCCTCGACGACGCCGGCCTCCAGCAGGACCGCGACTATCGCTACCTGGAAGTCTCCGGCGGCCAGCACAACGAATCCGCCTGGTCCGCGCGCTTCGACCAGATCCTCGCGTTTTTCTACGGAAGAGAATGACTAAGAGTCCCTAAAAGTACCCATTCTTTAATCGTCGCCAACAGATCAAGGCGCAGCCCAGTGTGAGAAATGCCGTATGGATGTCAGCGCGACGATCATAGCGAATTCGAAGGCGTCGGAATTGGCGCAGCCAACTGATC
It encodes:
- a CDS encoding IS5/IS1182 family transposase, whose translation is ISWLRQFRRLRIRYDRRADIHTAFLTLGCALICWRRLKNGYF